The genomic region AGATGGACGGCTACGCGACGACCGAGGCGATCCGTCGGATGCCGCAGTTCGCCGGGCTGCCGATCATCGCGCTGACCGCCAAGGCGATGAAGGGCGACCGGGAGAAGAGCATCGAGGCGGGTGCCTCCGACCACGTCACCAAGCCGGTGGACACCGACCACCTGCTCGGCGTGATGCGCCAGTGGCTGGGGGCGCGCGGTTAGCCCACGGACATCGGCGTTTACTGGCGGGCCGGACCGGGAACCCGCTAGGGTCACTCATCGTTGCGAACAGTAACCGGACGACGACGGTCTGCAGGTGCATGCCGCCGCCTTCGGTCATCCGATAGGGCTGGGCAAGGGGGTGCGGCTAGCATGACCGGGTCGGTGGCAGGCGGTACACGGGTGCCGTCGCGCGGAAAACAGGTTGGCTATCCGGCAGGAGGGCGGGTCGTGGTGCAGAAAGCGAAGATCCTCCTGGTCGACGACCGACCGGAGAACCTGCTGGCGCTGGAGGCGATCCTCTCGGCGCTGGACCAGACGCTGGTGCGCGCCGTCTCCGGTGAGGAGGCGCTCAAGGCGCTGCTCAACGACGACTTCGCGGTGATCCTGCTGGACGTCCAGATGCCGGGCATGGACGGTTTCGAGACCGCCGCCCACATCAAGCGCCGGGAGCGGACCCGGGACATCCCGATCATCTTCCTCACCGCGATCAACCACGGCCCGCACCACACCTTCCGCGGCTACGCGGCCGGCGCGGTGGACTACATCTCCAAGCCCTTCGACCCGTGGGTGCTGCGCGCCAAGGTCTCCGTCTTCGTCGACCTCTACATGAAGAACTGCCAGCTCAAGGAGCAGGCCGCGCTGTTGCGGCTGCAGTTGGAGGACGACCGCGAGGACAGCGACCGGTCGGGTCGGCACGCCGCCGAGCCGCTGCTGGCCGAGCTGTCCGCCCGGCTGGCCTCGGTGGAGGAGCAGGCCGAGGCGCTGACCAAGCAGCTGGACGACTCGCCCGAGGCCGGGGCCGCCGCCACCGCCGCGCACCTGGAGCGCAAGCTGGCCGGTCTGCGGGCCGCGCTGGAGGCGCTGCGCCCGGGTGTCGAGCGGGCCTGACCAGTTCTTCGGCCGCTCGGGTGAACCGTTGACTCGCTGACGGTGTGTCGGCCGGCTTCGGCGACACGCCAAGGGCATGAGGGTCGGTCATGTGTCCACGGCTGTGGCCCGCCGGTAGGCTCTGGTGCCATGGCACCACGGACGCCGGGAAGCGCGGCACGCACCTCCAGTTCGGGGGCGGCGAAGAAGGCCGCACCGGCGAAGAAGGCCGCCCCGCGCAAGCCGGCGGCCAAGGCGCCCGCCAAGAGCCCTGCCAAGAGTCCTGCGAAGCCGCCCGCCAAGGCGGCGGCGAAGCGGGCCGCACCGGCGAACTCGGCCGCCAAGCCGCCCGTCGCGCCGCCCGCCCACAAACCCCCGATACTCTTCCGCGCCGTCCGAGCCTGCTGGCTGGGCCTGGCGCACAGCGTGGGCGCGGTCTTCCGCGGCTTCGGCGACGGCGCCAAGGGCCTGCACCCGCACCACCGCAAGGACGGTCAGGCGCTGCTGATGCTGGCGCTGGCCCTGGTGACCGCGGCCGGCACCTGGTTCAGCCCGCAGGGCTGGCTCGGCGCGGCCGCCACCAACGTGGTCAGCGGCCTGTTCGGCCGCCTCGACGTGCTGGTCCCGCTGCTGCTGGCGGCGATCGCGATCCGGTTGATGCGTCACCCGGAGCTGCCGGAGGCGAACGGACGGATCGTCATCGGCCTGTCCACGCTGGTGATCGGCGTGCTCGGTCTGGTGCACATCGGCTGCGGCGCCCCGGGCATGGACAGCGGCGCGACCCGGATCCGCGAGGCCGGCGGCATCCTCGGCTGGGGTGCCTCCACCCCGATGATGGCCGCCGCCGGGCCGCCGCTGGCGGTCCCGCTGCTGTTGCTGCTGGCCTTCTTCGGCCTGCTGGTGGTCACCGCCACCCCGGTCAACAAGATCCCGGAGCGGCTGCGGCTGCTCGGTGAGCGGCTCGGCGTGGTCGAGCCGCTGCCCGCCGACGATCCGGACCTGGAGTACGGCACCGACGGCCGCGAGTACTCCACCGAGCCGCCCGAGGACGCCGACCCGGACGCACTGCCCTACACCGTCGAGGGGGCCGGCGCCGAGGACGAGCTCGGTGCCCGTCGCCGCCGGCGCGGCCGCCGCAAGCAGGTGGACGAGCCGGAGCTGGCGCCCGCGGTGCCCGACATGTTCGTCAAGGACCCGTTCCAGACCCGCGACCTGGCCGCCGGGGTGGCCGCCGACCTGGACGGCGCGCTGTTGCACGGCGTGCCGGCCTCGCCGGCGGTGGCCAGCATGATGCACCAGGTGCAGGACCGGACGGCGCCGCCGGAGGACGCCGCCGTGCCCTCGGCGCGCACACCCGCGCCCGGCGCGGCGCCCGGTGAGCCGTCCGCGCGCCCCGAGCACACTGCCGCGCCCGACCGGATGGAGCAGCTGCAACTGCTCAGCGGCGGGGGCTACGCGCTGCCCTCGCTGGACCTGCTGGAGCGCGGCGGCCCGGGCAAGACCCGCAGCAAGCTCAACGACGACGTGGTCGCCCAGCTGACCTCCACCTTCGCCGAGTTCAAGGTGGACGCGAAGGTCACCGGTTTCACCCGGGGTCCGACGGTCACCCGCTACGAGGTCGAGCTGGGTCCGGCCGTCAAGGTCGAGCGGATCACCGCGCTGGCCAAGAACATCGCCTACGCCGTGGCCAGCCCGGACGTGCGGATCATCAGCCCGATCCCCGGCAAGTCCGCGGTCGGCATCGAGATCCCCAACCGGGACCGCGAGATGGTCAACCTCGGTGACCTGCTGCGCTCGCGGGTGGCTGCCGAGGACACCCACCCGATGGTGGTCGGCATGGGCAAGGACGTCGAGGGCCACACGGTGCTCGCCAACCTCGCCAAGATGCCGCACATCCTGGTCGCGGGTGCCACCGGCGCGGGCAAGTCCAGCTGCATCAACTGCCTGATCACCTCGATCCTGGCCCGGGCCACCCCGGACGAGGTCCGGATGGTGCTGGTCGACCCCAAGCGGGTCGAACTGACCGCCTACGAGGGCATCCCGCACCTGATCACGCCGATCATCACCAACCCGAAGAAGGCCGCCGAGGCGCTGCAGTGGGTGGTCCGCGAGATGGACCTGCGCTACGACGACCTCGCCGCCTACGGCTTCCGGCACGTGGACGACTTCAACGCGGCGGTGAAGGCCGGCAAGGTGACCCCGCCGCTGGGCAGCGAACGGGAGCTGACGCCGTATCCGTACCTGCTGGTGATCGTCGACGAGCTGGCCGACCTGATGATGGTCGCGCCGCGCGACGTCGAGGACTCGGTGGTCCGGATCACCCAGCTGGCCCGCGCCGCCGGCATCCACCTGGTGCTCGCCACCCAGCGGCCCTCGGTGGACGTGGTGACCGGTCTGATCAAGGCCAACGTGCCCTCCCGGCTGGCCTTCGCCACCTCGGCGATGGCCGACTCCCGGGTCATCCTGGACCAGCCGGGCGCCGAGAAGCTGATCGGCAAGGGCGACGCGCTCTTCCTGCCGATGGGCGCCAGCAAGCCGGTCCGGATGCAGGGCGCCTTCGTCACCGAGGCCGAGATCGCCGCCGTGGTGCAGCACTGCAAGGACCAGCTGAGCGCCTCGTACCGGGACGACGTCACGGTCGGGGGTGGCCCCAAGAAGGAGATCGACGAGGAGATCGGTGACGACCTCGACCTGCTGATCCAGGCCGCCGAGCTGGTGGTCTCCACCCAGTTCGGCTCCACCTCGATGCTGCAACGAAAGCTGCGGGTCGGCTTCGCCAAGGCCGGCCGGCTGATGGACCTGATGGAGTCACGCGGCATCGTCGGCCCCAGCGAGGGGTCCAAGGCCCGGGACGTACTGGTCAAACCGGACGAGTTGGACGGGGTGCTGGCCCTCATCCGTGGGTAGGCCATCAGGGGAGTCGACGAAGCTGACGCCCCTTCACCCCGCTGCCGCGCGTTCGGTCGAACTCCGGTTGAGAAACGATTCGCCTGCACCCCTAGACTGTTCTTCCAGCAGGTGGCCTCCGCTCGAAAGGCGTGCCCAGTGACCGTCGGCAAGTCTTCCCACCACGACAAGCGCCGATCCTCCGCCACTCCCAGCGACCCCGCCGCGGGGTCGGCTGCCGGTGCCCAGGACGGTGGCCCGAGCATCGGCCGGACGCTGGCCGAAGCCCGACTCGCCGCCGGCCTGACGGTGGACGAGGTGAGCAGCGCCACCCGGGTCCGGGTGCCGATCGTGCACGCCATCGAGGAGGACGACTTCAGCCGCTGCGGCGGCGACTTCTACGCCCGCGGCCACCTGCGCGCGCTGGCCCGCGCGGTCGGCGCCGACGGCGACGCCCTGGTGGCCCGGTACGACGAGATCCACGGCACCGAGCCGGTGCAGCTCTCCCCGGTGGCCACGCTGGAGGCCAAGCGGATCCGGGCTGCCTCCGGCCGGCCGAACTGGACCGTGGCGATGCTGGTGGCGATCGCGGCGGTGGTCCTGCTGATCGGCTACAACCTGGTCAACGGCAAGCCGGGCAAGGTCTCGGCGGGCGCGGCCAGCGCCCCGCTGCCCAGCACCGCCTCGGCGCCCGCCTCGCCCACCGCCGTCCAGCCGCCCGCCCCGGCCCCCAGCGTGGCGCCGATCGCCGCCGCCCCGGCCGACAAGGTCACCGTCAAGCTGGTCGCCGAGGGCGGCACCAGCTGGATCTCGGCCGTGGACGGGGACGGCAAGTCGCTCTTCCAGAACAACCTGGACGAGGGCAAGGACCAGACCTTCACCGACCCCAAGCAGATCAAGCTGGTGATCGGCAACGCGGCGGCCGTGCACCTGTACGTCAACGGCAAGGACCTCGGTCCCGCCGGCAAGGACGGCCAGGTGGTGCACCTCACGTACACCCCCGGTGACCCGCAGGCCGGTTAGGCCCCGGACCAGCGACGATCTTCGAATCTTCGCCGCGCGGCCTCCGGGGGAAACGGCACCGGGGGCCGCGCGTTAATCTTGGCCCTATGCCTGAACGCCGTACTGTCGCCCTTGTCACGCTCGGATGCGCCCGCAACGAGGTGGACTCCGAGGAACTCGCCGGGCGACTGGAGGCCGATGGCTGGCTGCTGGTCGACGACGCCACCGAAGCCGATGTCGCGGTGGTGAACACCTGCGGCTTCGTGGAGGCCGCCAAGAAGGACTCGGTGGACGCCCTGCTGGAGGCCAACGACCTCAAGGGGCACGGCCGCACCCAGGCCGTGGTCGCGGTCGGCTGCATGGCCGAGCGCTACGGCAAGGAGCTGGCCGACGCGCTGCCCGAGGCCGACGGCGTGCTCGGCTTCGACGACTACGCCGACATCAGCGACCGCCTGCAGACCATCCTGTCCGGCGGCCACCACGCCTCGCACCTGCCGCGCGACCGCCGCAAGCTGCTCCCGCTGACCCCGGTCGAGCGCCAGGCCGCGGCCGCCGAGGTGGCGCTGCCCGGCCACGGCGCGGCCGAGGACCTCCCGGAGGGCCTGGCGCCCGCCTCCGGCCCGCGCACGCTGCGCAAGCGGCTGGACGACTCCCCGGTGGCCTCGATCAAGCTGGCCTCCGGCTGCGACCGCCGGTGCTCCTTCTGCGCCATCCCCGCCTTCCGCGGCTCCTTCATCTCCCGCCGCCCCTCCGACGTGCTGAACGAGGCCGTCTGGCTCGCCGAGCAGGGCGTCCGCGAGGTGGTCCTGGTCAGCGAGAACAACACCTCCTACGGCAAGGACCTGGGCGACATCCGGCTGCTCGAGACGCTGCTGGGCGAGATCGCCGCGGTCCCCGGCATCGAGCGGGTCCGGGTCAGCTACCTGCAGCCCGCCGAGATGCGCCCGGGGCTGATCGACGCGATGACCGGCACCGCCGACGTCCTCCCGTACTTCGACCTCTCGTTCCAGCACTCGGCGCCGGCCGTGCTGCGCCGGATGCGCCGGTTCGGCAACACCGAGCAGTTCCTGGAGCTGCTGCGGACCATCCGCGACAAGGCCCCGCAGGCCGGCGCCCGGTCCAACTTCATCGTCGGCTTCCCCGGCGAGACCGAGGAGGACTTCGCCGAGCTGGAACGGTTCATCACCGCGGCCGGCCTGGACGCGATCGGCGTCTTCGGCTACTCCGACGAGGACGGCACCGAGGCCGCGACCTTCGACGGCAAGTTGCCCGAGGACGTGGTGGCCGACCGGCTGGCCAAGCTCTCCAGGCTCGCCGAGGAGCTCACCGCGCAGCGCGCCGAGCAGCGGATCGGCACCGAGGTCGAGGTGCTGGTGGAGAGCATCGAGGATGGCGAGGTGGTCGGCCGGTCCGCCCACCAGGCCCCCGAGACCGACGGCCTGACCACGCTGACCGGTGCGTCGCAGGCCCGGCCGGGTGAGTTCTACCGTGCCCGGGTGGTCGCCTCCGAGGGTGTCGACCTGGTGGCCGAGGCGATCGAGCTCGTCCGTTCGGCGGCCGCGGTATGACCGGCGGGCCGGGCAGCCCGGCAGCGGCCCGCCCGGCCCACTCGGGGGCCGCACGGCCGGCGGTGCCCTCGCTGTGGAACCTCGCGAACATGCTCACCATGCTGCGGCTCGCGCTGGTGCCGGTCTTCGTGCTGCTGCTCTTCGCCGACGGCGGGCACAACCCGAAGTGGCGGGCGGTGGCCTGGGCGGCCTTCGCGATCGCGATGATCACCGACCTGTTCGACGGGGAGATCGCCAGACGCCGCGGTCTGGTGACCGACTTCGGCAAGATCGCCGACCCGATCGCCGACAAGGCGATCATGGGTGCCGCGCTGGTCGGCCTCTCGGTGCTGGGCGATCTGGCCTGGTGGGTCACCGTGGTGATCCTGGCCCGCGAACTGGGCATCACCCTGATGAGGTTCTGGGTGATCCGCTACAGCGTGATCCCGGCCAGCCGGGGCGGCAAGATCAAGACGCTCACCCAGGGCATCGCGGTCGGCATGTACGTGCTGCCGCTGACCGGCTGGCTGGCCACCGGACGGGCGGTGCTGATGGCTCTGGCCGTGGTGCTGACCGTGGCCACCGGCGCCGACTACGTGCGCCAGGCCGTCCAGCTTCGCCGGGAGGGGCGGCGGGCCGAGGCGGCCCGTGCCAAGGAGGCGAGATGACCGAGTTCGTTCCGCTGGCCCAGCAGGTGCACGCCGAGCTGCGCGGGCTGGGGGCCACCCTGGCGGTCGCCGAGTCGCTGACCGGGGGCCTGCTGGCGGCCCGGCTGGTGGACGTCCCCGGCGCCTCGGCGACCTTCCGCGGCTCGGTGACCACCTACGCCACCGAACTGAAGGCGGAGCTGCTGGGGGTGGACGAGGGGCTGCTCGAGGTCCACGGGCCGGTGCACCCGGTGGTGGCCCGGCAGATGGCCGAGGGAGTCCGTCGGCTGCTCGGCGCCACCTACGGGCTGGCGACCACCGGAGTGGCCGGTCCGGAGGCCCAGAACGGTCAGCCAGTCGGCACAGTACACCTGGGTTTCGCCGGTCCGGGCGGAACTGTCGCGAGATCGCCCCAGCTGTCGGGGGACCGTGCCACAATCCGACGCAAGGCCGTGGACGGTGCCCTGGAGCTCTTCCTGGCACACGCGGCCGCCACCGAGAGCGCGTCCGACACCACAAGCGTCGCCTGAACAACGGCTGAACAGGCAGAATCCGGGAAACCTCTCTCAACGAGGGGCGTGCCGGCGCCTGGGGCGGGAACAACAGGGGAGGGGAGAGCCTTGCAGCCCAGAGTGAACACGACCACGGTCCCCGCACACGACGCGGGCAAGGCGGTACGGTGGGGACGTGACATCTCGATCCGCAGTCCGAGGAGGGAGCCACCGATGATCCTGCTCCGTCGCCTCTTGGGTGACGTGCTGCGTCGGCAGCGCCAGCGCCAGGGCCGCACACTTCGCGAGGTGTCGGCCGCCGCACGAGTGTCGCTCGGATACCTCTCCGAGGTCGAGCGCGGGCAGAAGGAGGCCTCCTCCGAACTGCTCTCAGCGATCTGCGACGCTCTCGACGTCCGGATGTCCGAGGTCATGCGCGAGGTGAGCGACGAACTGTCGCTGGCCGAGCTCGCCACGATGGCCGCCCTGTCCGAGGACGACCTGCTTCGTCCGGTGCTGGAACCCGTGCAGTTGCCGGCGCCCGGTGAGCGGATGAGCTCGATCACTCCGAAGGCCGCGGCCGTGGACGTCGTCGCAGCCTGACCTCGCCCTGCAAACGGGGGGCCGAGAGAGGGAGTCGCGAGTGCACCGCTCCAACGCGGGCGGGCCAGCCGGCCGAATAGGACCCTCTGGCCGACGCCGGTTACCGATCCCGTACGGCCTGCGCCTGGTGGCGTCGGCCGTTCCGCTCAGTGTGGTGCTCTGGCTGCTGTTGACGCCGGGCTCCGGCCCTGGCGGGTCCGGAGCGCTGTTCGCCCTGCTCACTCTCGGCGGCTGGGGCATAGGTGTCCTCCCCGTGCACTGTGACCAGCGGCAGACCGGCCCCGCGCGGCGCGGCCTGCGCTCAGCCGCGCAGCCGCAGCCCGCGGGGAGTGGCGTGGAACCCGGCGGTCTCCAGGACGGCGCCCAGGGCTGAGCCGAGCGCCGGCTCACCGTTCGCCCGTTCCACCGTCAGCCCGCTCAGCAGGCCGCGCCGCACCGCCTCGACCAGCGCCCGCACCGCCGCCTGCAGCGGCTGCTCCTGCCCGGCCTGCTCGGCCCAGCAGAGCAGCGACTTGCCGCCGCGCTCCAGATAGAGCACCAGCTCGCCGTCGACCAGTACCACCAGGGCGCCCGCCTTGCGGCCGGGGCGGTGTGCCGAGGACTGCTCGCCCGGCGGCTCCGGCCAGGGCAGTGCGGCGCCGTAGGCATTGGCCGGATCGGCCGCCGCCAGCAGCTGGGCCTGCGGCTGAGCGCCGGAACCGGCGGGCTCGGGGGCGCGCTCCGGCCAGTCGGCGCCCCGGTCGCGCTCCAGCCGACCGTTGATCGACCGCAGCCGGTCCACCGCGCCGTCCAGCGCGAACTGGGCGCCGCCCAGGCCCTCGACCAGATAGCCCCGGCGGGCCCGCCCGCGCTCCTCGAAGGCGGAGAGCACCCGGTAGACCGCGGCGAAGCCGCCCTGGATCCGCTCGGCCTGCACGGTGCCCCTGGTGAGCACGCCGTGGCGGTCCAGCAGCACCTGGGCCTGGGCGGCGGCCCGAGCGGTCGGCTCGGCCGGCTCGGGCAGCAGCGACCAGCGGCCGGCGGTGGTGGGGTCGTTGCGCCTGGCCGGGGTGCGGGTCAGGCCGCTGTAGCGCCCGCGCGGGACGGACTTGGGTGCGCGGTGCGCGGTGGACCCGGCGGTACGGCCCGAGCCGAGCAGGGCGCGCACCGGGCCGAGGGTGTCGTTGGTGATCCGACCGGCCCAGACCAAGTCCCACAGGGCGGCGACGATCTCCGGCTCGGGGGTGTCCATCACCTGGGCACAGAGATCCCTGAAGTACAGGCCGTAACCGCCGGCCAACGGAGCCAGCAGGGCTTCGTGCAGTGGGGTGGGGGTGAACGGGAGCGCGTCGGGGCGCACCAGGTCCGCGGCCTCGCCCAGGTGCAGGCTGATCCAGCCGTCCTTGCCCGGCAGCGCGCCGGCGCCGGTCCAGCCGATCTCGCCCTCGGACATCAGCTGGTCCAGCAGGCCGCTCTGATAGTCGCTGAGCCGAGCCGGCAGGATCAGCCGCTCCAGCGCCGAGGCGGGCAGCACGGCGCCCTGCAACTGCTCGACCACCCGGAACAGGCCGTCCTCGCCGCGCAGCTGATGGCCGCTCAGATGCTGCCACTGCGGCAGGAAGGCGGCCAGCGCGCGCGGTGGCACCGCCTCCACCTCCTGGCGCAGCGCGGCCAGTGAGCGGCGGCGCAGCCGACGCAGCGTCTCGGCGTCGCACCACTCGACCTCGCCGGTGCCACCCGCCTCGACCGGGCGGAACTCGCCCTGGACCAGGCGCCCGGAGGCGGTCAGCCGCTGCAGCGTGCCGGTGACCACGGCGGTGCCCAGACCGAACCGGGCGGCGGCGTGCTGGGCGGTGAACGGGCCGTTGGTGCGGGCGAAGCGGGCCAGCAGATCGCCGAGCGGGTCCTTGACCGGTTCGGTGAACGCTTCCGGGATGCCCACCGGCAGGGGGGTGCCGAGTGCGTCGCTGAGCCGGCCGGCGTCCTCGATCGCGGCCCAGCGCTGCTCGCCGGCGATCCGGACCAGGATCGCCCGGCGGGTGGCCTGCAGCTCGACGACCCAGCCGGGTTCGGCGCCGCGCAGGACCAGCTCCTCGGTGCTGAGCGGGCCGAGCAGGCGCAGCGCGTCGGCGACGCCCTCGATGTCCTTGACCCGGCGCTCCGGGGTGAGCCGCTGGAGCTCGGCCTCCAGTTCGGCGAGCACGGCCGGGTCGATCAGCTCGCGCAGCTCGGCCTGGCCGAGCAGTTCGGCCAGCAGCCGGGAGTCCAGGGCCAGCGCGGCGGCGCGGCGCTCGGCCAGCGGGGAGTCGCCCTCGTAGAGGTACTGGGCGACGTAGCCGAAGAGCAGCGAGCGGGCGAACGGCGAGGGCTCGGGGGTGGTGACCTCGACCAGCCGCACGGCGCGCGATTCGAGGTCGCGCATCAGCTCGACCAGGCCCGGCAGGTCGAAGACGTCCTGCAGGCACTCGCGAACCGCCTCCAGCACGATCGGGAAGGAGCCGAACTCGCTGGCCACCTCGAGCAGCTGGGCGGCGCGCTGGCGCTGCTGCCAGAGCGGGGTGCGCTTGCCGGGGCTGCGGCGCGGCAGCAGCAGGGCCCGCCCGGCGCACTCGCGGAACCGGGAGGCGAACAGCGCCGAGCCGCCGACCTGGTCGGTGACCAGCTGCTCGACCTCGCCGGGGTCGAAGAGCACGGCGTCGGCGCCGACCGGGGCCTCGTCGGCGGCCGGGGCGTCGGGGGAGGGGAAGTCCAGGAGATCGGCGTCCGGCAGCCGCAGCACGATGCCGTCGTCGCCGTGCATCACCTGCGGGTCCAGGCCGTGGCGTTCGCGCAGCCGGGCGCCGAGCGCCAGTGCCCAGGGGGCGTGCACCTGGGCGCCGAAGGGGGAGTGGATGACGATCCGCCAGTCGCCCAGCTCGTCACGGAAGCGCTCGACCACGATGGTGCGGTCATCGGGCAGGTGGCCGGCGGCCTGGCGCTGCTCGGTGAGGTAGCCGAGCAGGTTGCCGGCCGCCCAGTCGTCCAACCCGGCCGCCAGCAGCCGCTGCCGGGCCTCGGGCTCGGGCAGGCCGCCGAGCTCGCGGACGAAGGCGCCCAGGGCCCGGCCGAGCTCCAGCGGGCGACCCAGCGAGTCGCCCTTCCAGAACGGCAGCCGGCCCGGGACGCCCGGGGCGGGGGTGACCAGGACCTTGTCGTGGGTGATCTCCTGGATCCGCCAGGAGCTGGTCCCGAGGGTGAAGACGTCGCCGACCCGGGACTCGTAGACCATCTCCTCGTCCAGCTCGCCGACCCTCCCGCCGCCCTTCTTGGGGTCGGCGCCGGCGATGAAGACGCCGAACAGGCCGCGGTCGGGGATGGTGCCGCCGGAGGTGACGGCCAGGCGCTGGGCGCCGGGGCGGCCGGTGACGGTGCCGGCCACCCGGTCCCAGACCAGGCGCGGGCGCAGCTCGGCGAAGGCGTCCGAGGGGTAGCGGCCGGCCAGCATGTCGAGCACCGAGTCGAAGGCGGACTGCGGCAGGGTGGCGAACGGGGCGGCCCGGCGGACCAGGGTGAGCAGCTCGTCCACGTCCCAGCTGTCCAGCGCGGTGATCGCGACCAGCTGCTGGGCCAGTACGTCCAGCGGGTTGCGCGGCACCCGCAGGGCCTCGATCCGCCCGGCCCGCATCCGCTCGGTGACCACGGCGGACTGCACCAGGTCGCCGCGGTACTTGGGGAAGACCACACCGGTGGAGACCGCGCCGACCTGGTGCCCGGCCCGCCCGACCCGCTGCAGGCCGGAGGCCACCGAGGGCGGCGACTCGACCTGGACCACCAGGTCGACCGCGCCCATGTCGATGCCCAGCTCCAGGCTGGAGGTGGCGACCACGGCGGGCAGCCGGCCGGCCTTGAGCTCCTCCTCGACCAGCGCGCGCTGCTCCTTGGAGACCGATCCGTGGTGCGCCCGGGCCAGCACCTGGGGGGCGCCCTTGGCGACCCCGGACTCGGCCATCAGCTGGGCCGGGGTGTGGTGCTCGGGCAGAGGCTCGCCGGTGGCGCGTTCGTGCGCGATCTCGTTCAGCCGGTTGCACAGGCGCTCGGCCAGGCGGCGGGAGTTGGCGAAGACGATGGTGGAGCGGTGGGCCTGGACCAGGTCGACGATCCGCTCCTCGACATGCGGCCAGATCGACGCCTGCTTGGCCGGGTCGTCCGCGGCCGGGGCGGGCGAGAGCTCGGCCAGGTCGGCGACCGGGACCACCACCGAGAGGTCGAACTCCTTGGCGGAGGGCGGTTGGACGATCGCCGCGCCGCGCTGCGGCGACAGGTAGCGGGCCACCTCCTCGACCGGGCGGACCGTGGCGGACAGGCCGATCCGGCGGGCCGGGCGCTCCAGCAGCTGGTCCAGCCGCTCCAGGCTGAGTGCCAGGTGGGCGCCGCGCTTGGTGCCGGCCACCGCGTGCACCTCGTCCAGGATCACCGTGTCGATGCCGCGCAGCGCCTCCCGGGAGGCCGAGGTGA from Kitasatospora azatica KCTC 9699 harbors:
- a CDS encoding helix-turn-helix domain-containing protein, with the protein product MILLRRLLGDVLRRQRQRQGRTLREVSAAARVSLGYLSEVERGQKEASSELLSAICDALDVRMSEVMREVSDELSLAELATMAALSEDDLLRPVLEPVQLPAPGERMSSITPKAAAVDVVAA
- the rimO gene encoding 30S ribosomal protein S12 methylthiotransferase RimO; the protein is MPERRTVALVTLGCARNEVDSEELAGRLEADGWLLVDDATEADVAVVNTCGFVEAAKKDSVDALLEANDLKGHGRTQAVVAVGCMAERYGKELADALPEADGVLGFDDYADISDRLQTILSGGHHASHLPRDRRKLLPLTPVERQAAAAEVALPGHGAAEDLPEGLAPASGPRTLRKRLDDSPVASIKLASGCDRRCSFCAIPAFRGSFISRRPSDVLNEAVWLAEQGVREVVLVSENNTSYGKDLGDIRLLETLLGEIAAVPGIERVRVSYLQPAEMRPGLIDAMTGTADVLPYFDLSFQHSAPAVLRRMRRFGNTEQFLELLRTIRDKAPQAGARSNFIVGFPGETEEDFAELERFITAAGLDAIGVFGYSDEDGTEAATFDGKLPEDVVADRLAKLSRLAEELTAQRAEQRIGTEVEVLVESIEDGEVVGRSAHQAPETDGLTTLTGASQARPGEFYRARVVASEGVDLVAEAIELVRSAAAV
- a CDS encoding response regulator: MVQKAKILLVDDRPENLLALEAILSALDQTLVRAVSGEEALKALLNDDFAVILLDVQMPGMDGFETAAHIKRRERTRDIPIIFLTAINHGPHHTFRGYAAGAVDYISKPFDPWVLRAKVSVFVDLYMKNCQLKEQAALLRLQLEDDREDSDRSGRHAAEPLLAELSARLASVEEQAEALTKQLDDSPEAGAAATAAHLERKLAGLRAALEALRPGVERA
- a CDS encoding helix-turn-helix domain-containing protein; amino-acid sequence: MTVGKSSHHDKRRSSATPSDPAAGSAAGAQDGGPSIGRTLAEARLAAGLTVDEVSSATRVRVPIVHAIEEDDFSRCGGDFYARGHLRALARAVGADGDALVARYDEIHGTEPVQLSPVATLEAKRIRAASGRPNWTVAMLVAIAAVVLLIGYNLVNGKPGKVSAGAASAPLPSTASAPASPTAVQPPAPAPSVAPIAAAPADKVTVKLVAEGGTSWISAVDGDGKSLFQNNLDEGKDQTFTDPKQIKLVIGNAAAVHLYVNGKDLGPAGKDGQVVHLTYTPGDPQAG
- the pgsA gene encoding CDP-diacylglycerol--glycerol-3-phosphate 3-phosphatidyltransferase translates to MLTMLRLALVPVFVLLLFADGGHNPKWRAVAWAAFAIAMITDLFDGEIARRRGLVTDFGKIADPIADKAIMGAALVGLSVLGDLAWWVTVVILARELGITLMRFWVIRYSVIPASRGGKIKTLTQGIAVGMYVLPLTGWLATGRAVLMALAVVLTVATGADYVRQAVQLRREGRRAEAARAKEAR
- a CDS encoding DNA translocase FtsK, with the translated sequence MAPRTPGSAARTSSSGAAKKAAPAKKAAPRKPAAKAPAKSPAKSPAKPPAKAAAKRAAPANSAAKPPVAPPAHKPPILFRAVRACWLGLAHSVGAVFRGFGDGAKGLHPHHRKDGQALLMLALALVTAAGTWFSPQGWLGAAATNVVSGLFGRLDVLVPLLLAAIAIRLMRHPELPEANGRIVIGLSTLVIGVLGLVHIGCGAPGMDSGATRIREAGGILGWGASTPMMAAAGPPLAVPLLLLLAFFGLLVVTATPVNKIPERLRLLGERLGVVEPLPADDPDLEYGTDGREYSTEPPEDADPDALPYTVEGAGAEDELGARRRRRGRRKQVDEPELAPAVPDMFVKDPFQTRDLAAGVAADLDGALLHGVPASPAVASMMHQVQDRTAPPEDAAVPSARTPAPGAAPGEPSARPEHTAAPDRMEQLQLLSGGGYALPSLDLLERGGPGKTRSKLNDDVVAQLTSTFAEFKVDAKVTGFTRGPTVTRYEVELGPAVKVERITALAKNIAYAVASPDVRIISPIPGKSAVGIEIPNRDREMVNLGDLLRSRVAAEDTHPMVVGMGKDVEGHTVLANLAKMPHILVAGATGAGKSSCINCLITSILARATPDEVRMVLVDPKRVELTAYEGIPHLITPIITNPKKAAEALQWVVREMDLRYDDLAAYGFRHVDDFNAAVKAGKVTPPLGSERELTPYPYLLVIVDELADLMMVAPRDVEDSVVRITQLARAAGIHLVLATQRPSVDVVTGLIKANVPSRLAFATSAMADSRVILDQPGAEKLIGKGDALFLPMGASKPVRMQGAFVTEAEIAAVVQHCKDQLSASYRDDVTVGGGPKKEIDEEIGDDLDLLIQAAELVVSTQFGSTSMLQRKLRVGFAKAGRLMDLMESRGIVGPSEGSKARDVLVKPDELDGVLALIRG
- a CDS encoding CinA family protein, with amino-acid sequence MTEFVPLAQQVHAELRGLGATLAVAESLTGGLLAARLVDVPGASATFRGSVTTYATELKAELLGVDEGLLEVHGPVHPVVARQMAEGVRRLLGATYGLATTGVAGPEAQNGQPVGTVHLGFAGPGGTVARSPQLSGDRATIRRKAVDGALELFLAHAAATESASDTTSVA